Proteins encoded in a region of the Thermodesulfobacteriota bacterium genome:
- a CDS encoding cyclic 2,3-diphosphoglycerate synthase produces the protein MRNIPEKRKRVVIMGAAGRDFHNFNVVFRDKKEYEVIAFTAAQIPNIEKRIYPSELSGRLYPKGIPIYPESELKDILVKKSVNEVVLAYSDLSNEEVMEKASIVLSSGADFKLMGPHCTMLKSKRPVIAVCAVRTGVGKGVTTRKTVKILMAKGFNVLVVRHPMPYGDLRKQISQRFSSYEDLEKNNCTLEEIEEYEPHIREGTVVYAGIDYAKILKEAEKEAEIIVWDGGNNDLPFFKPDLHIVIADARRAGHEVSYFPGQANLMMADIVIINKVKTAKKKDVLKIKENVRRLNPKAVVIMADMPKHVDKPKLIMNKRVVVIEDGPTLTHGGLSFGAGTLEARRLKARIIDPRPYAVKSIKEVYEKYPNIWKVLPAVGYGKEQIRDLEETINRAPCDSVLIGTPIDLGRYIKINKPYARVTYEIKELGKPDLEEIINEFVSRLSKHKKVGVRA, from the coding sequence ATGCGAAATATTCCTGAGAAAAGAAAAAGGGTGGTAATAATGGGGGCTGCCGGGAGGGATTTCCACAACTTTAATGTTGTCTTCAGGGATAAAAAGGAATACGAGGTAATAGCATTCACGGCGGCGCAGATACCCAACATAGAAAAGCGAATATATCCGTCCGAGCTATCGGGAAGGCTTTATCCCAAGGGCATTCCCATATATCCGGAATCGGAGTTGAAAGATATCTTAGTAAAAAAGAGCGTTAATGAGGTAGTCCTTGCATATAGCGACCTATCCAATGAAGAGGTAATGGAAAAAGCCAGTATTGTGCTTTCCTCTGGAGCAGACTTTAAACTCATGGGCCCTCACTGTACGATGTTGAAATCGAAAAGACCGGTCATCGCGGTTTGTGCCGTAAGAACAGGGGTAGGGAAGGGGGTGACTACTAGAAAAACAGTTAAGATTCTTATGGCAAAGGGATTTAATGTCTTAGTGGTGAGGCATCCCATGCCTTATGGCGATTTGAGAAAGCAGATAAGCCAGAGGTTTTCCTCTTATGAGGACCTAGAGAAAAACAATTGCACACTGGAGGAAATAGAGGAGTACGAGCCCCACATCAGGGAAGGGACAGTGGTCTATGCCGGCATTGATTATGCAAAAATATTGAAGGAAGCCGAGAAAGAAGCAGAAATAATCGTCTGGGACGGGGGGAACAATGACTTGCCATTTTTTAAGCCCGACCTCCACATCGTTATCGCCGATGCAAGGAGGGCGGGACACGAGGTCAGTTATTTTCCCGGCCAGGCTAATCTCATGATGGCAGACATCGTCATCATAAACAAGGTCAAGACGGCAAAGAAGAAAGATGTTCTAAAGATCAAAGAAAACGTCCGGAGGCTTAACCCAAAGGCCGTGGTAATAATGGCAGATATGCCTAAGCATGTGGATAAGCCGAAATTGATCATGAACAAACGAGTGGTTGTAATAGAAGACGGACCGACATTAACTCATGGAGGCTTAAGCTTTGGGGCAGGTACATTAGAGGCAAGGAGGTTAAAAGCAAGGATAATAGACCCCCGTCCCTATGCGGTGAAAAGTATTAAGGAAGTATATGAGAAATATCCAAACATATGGAAGGTGCTCCCAGCAGTAGGGTACGGAAAAGAACAGATAAGAGACCTGGAGGAAACCATAAACAGGGCACCCTGTGATTCAGTCCTAATAGGAACGCCAATAGACCTGGGTAGGTATATCAAAATTAATAAGCCCTATGCCAGGGTTACTTATGAAATAAAGGAGCTAGGCAAACCAGACTTGGAAGAGATAATAAATGAATTTGTCTCACGCTTATCTAAGCACAAGAAAGTGGGGGTACGAGCTTAA
- a CDS encoding phosphopantetheine-binding protein, translating to MTDSEIKETIFKLLKEIAPEADFSELEPNQNLREVLDIDSFDFLNFLIGLNAELGIDIPESDYGQLGTLADIVSYISARIS from the coding sequence ATGACCGATTCAGAGATTAAGGAAACCATATTCAAGCTACTTAAAGAAATAGCTCCGGAAGCCGATTTTTCTGAGCTCGAACCAAACCAGAATTTACGAGAGGTATTGGATATCGACTCCTTTGATTTTCTTAATTTTCTCATCGGACTGAACGCAGAGCTGGGGATTGATATACCGGAATCAGATTATGGTCAACTAGGAACATTAGCTGATATTGTAAGTTACATATCAGCCCGCATTAGTTGA
- a CDS encoding dihydrolipoamide acetyltransferase family protein, protein MGEFRMPSLGADMEKGTLIEWNVKPGDRVKRGDIIAVVETDKGAIDIEVFEDGVIDKIIAQPGDEVPVGNVLAVIRTEKEEVPRVEVKAVEEPKPEEPIAKPVEKHIRVSPLARKLAAELGIDLSVIKGTGPGGAIERSDVEKAAEEKKMAKPVPLEEEVSPPVTTKKPPVDLSTRMRRAIASAMSRSNREIPHYYLETHIDMSSALRRLEVENQKRPIKERLLPVVLLIKATALALRDVPELNGYWVNDRLDLQEAIHIGFAISLRQGGLVIPAIHNTDLKSLDEIMEKMCDLIIRTRSGHLRSSELTDATITLTNLGDTGAETVFGVIYPPQVALVGFGKITEKPWAENGMIGIRPIVSATLAADHRATDGHRGSRFLETLNRYLQEAEKL, encoded by the coding sequence ATGGGTGAGTTTCGTATGCCCAGTTTGGGCGCAGACATGGAAAAGGGGACATTGATTGAATGGAATGTTAAGCCCGGCGACAGGGTAAAGCGCGGGGATATCATCGCCGTAGTGGAAACGGACAAGGGAGCCATTGATATCGAGGTCTTTGAGGACGGAGTCATCGATAAAATCATCGCTCAGCCCGGGGATGAAGTTCCTGTAGGAAATGTGCTAGCAGTGATTCGGACAGAAAAAGAGGAAGTTCCCAGAGTTGAGGTCAAAGCAGTCGAGGAGCCTAAACCGGAAGAGCCGATAGCTAAGCCCGTAGAAAAGCATATAAGGGTATCGCCCCTGGCTCGGAAGCTAGCCGCAGAGCTTGGAATTGACCTGAGTGTTATAAAGGGTACGGGCCCGGGAGGAGCTATAGAGCGCTCAGATGTGGAGAAGGCAGCAGAAGAAAAAAAAATGGCTAAACCGGTGCCTCTGGAAGAGGAAGTTTCTCCGCCGGTTACAACCAAGAAACCTCCGGTCGATTTAAGTACCCGGATGCGTCGAGCTATCGCCTCGGCTATGTCACGCTCTAACCGGGAAATCCCTCACTACTACCTGGAGACACACATCGATATGAGCAGTGCACTACGACGATTAGAAGTAGAAAACCAAAAGCGTCCTATTAAAGAAAGGCTATTACCCGTAGTACTGCTTATTAAGGCAACGGCTCTCGCATTGAGAGATGTTCCAGAGCTCAACGGATACTGGGTTAATGACCGATTAGATTTACAGGAAGCTATACACATCGGCTTCGCCATTTCGCTCCGACAAGGCGGCCTGGTTATACCGGCTATCCATAATACGGACCTAAAGAGCCTGGACGAGATAATGGAGAAAATGTGCGACCTAATTATAAGGACGCGATCCGGACATCTGCGCAGCTCCGAGCTTACTGATGCCACCATTACATTGACTAACCTCGGCGATACCGGGGCAGAAACCGTATTCGGTGTCATTTATCCACCGCAGGTAGCGCTTGTAGGGTTCGGCAAGATTACCGAAAAACCCTGGGCGGAGAACGGCATGATCGGAATTCGGCCAATTGTCAGTGCCACATTGGCAGCGGACCACCGTGCCACCGACGGCCACAGAGGCAGTCGGTTCTTGGAAACCCTTAATCGTTATCTGCAGGAGGCAGAGAAACTATGA
- a CDS encoding alpha-ketoacid dehydrogenase subunit beta yields MKNDKQGIKLTYREAVRQAIREAMQKDERVFLMGEDVGRYGGAYAVSMGLLEEFGPERIRDTPLSESTFVGTGIGAALGGMRPIVEIMTVNFSLLAMDQIVNNAAKYLHMSGGQFNVPLVIRMATGGGRQLAAQHSHSLEGWDAHIPGIKVLTPATIEDARGMLWTALEDPDPVLIFEHAGLYNMSGEISPNAGPVDIDQARIRRHGSDLTIISYSASLFKALDAAQALSEEGIEAEVIDLRTLRPLDDRTFLDSVTKTHRALIVDEGWRSGSISAEVSARIMEGAFYDLDTPVERICSAEVPMPYARHMEQAALPQVETIITTVRRMVQPHG; encoded by the coding sequence ATGAAAAACGATAAGCAGGGAATCAAACTTACCTACCGTGAGGCGGTCAGGCAGGCGATACGTGAAGCTATGCAAAAGGACGAACGCGTATTTCTTATGGGAGAGGATGTAGGACGATACGGTGGGGCCTATGCAGTCAGCATGGGATTACTGGAGGAATTTGGGCCTGAGCGCATAAGGGACACACCGCTATCGGAATCAACCTTTGTTGGCACTGGTATCGGCGCTGCGCTTGGCGGCATGAGACCGATCGTGGAAATTATGACTGTCAACTTCAGCCTTCTGGCTATGGACCAAATCGTCAACAACGCTGCTAAATATCTGCATATGTCAGGGGGTCAGTTCAACGTTCCTCTGGTCATAAGAATGGCCACTGGCGGAGGAAGACAGCTCGCGGCACAACATTCACATAGCTTGGAAGGATGGGATGCACACATCCCTGGGATTAAGGTGCTGACCCCAGCAACTATAGAAGATGCACGGGGTATGCTTTGGACTGCGTTAGAGGACCCGGACCCAGTCTTAATATTTGAGCACGCCGGTTTATATAACATGAGCGGAGAGATCTCCCCCAACGCCGGTCCGGTGGACATTGACCAGGCCCGAATACGCCGTCACGGTAGCGACTTGACTATTATTAGCTATAGTGCCAGCCTGTTTAAAGCACTGGATGCAGCCCAAGCGTTGTCTGAAGAGGGTATCGAGGCCGAAGTAATTGACCTTAGAACCCTCCGTCCTTTAGACGACCGAACTTTTCTCGACTCAGTTACAAAAACACATCGTGCTCTAATCGTAGACGAAGGGTGGCGCAGTGGGAGCATTTCCGCTGAGGTCAGCGCAAGAATCATGGAGGGGGCTTTCTACGATCTGGATACCCCGGTTGAACGAATCTGTAGTGCGGAAGTGCCCATGCCCTACGCAAGGCACATGGAGCAGGCGGCATTACCACAGGTTGAAACCATTATTACGACTGTTAGAAGGATGGTGCAACCGCATGGGTGA